A single Cottoperca gobio chromosome 5, fCotGob3.1, whole genome shotgun sequence DNA region contains:
- the LOC115008767 gene encoding polymeric immunoglobulin receptor-like isoform X6, whose product MRSFLLFLSLITVCEVSSKGKGRKEDRYKPSSGEGSDSKGQDKVKVDYSCKESFIQTAYRTAKTTITCECKGKKHSTVECFCKVEGSTCQDILSINSSLKSNGTFTLTENQSGFSVSISNVSSQHAGVYRCGVETTQGRNRAQYRSIQLKVEATITNFTRTPTSGETFTYWCRYPEGDRKNKFICKGEDPSICEPLVRTTKPNNERFSMKDDSKGNITITVRDVTAEDTGTYWCGAQSTNKEQSNSFFHRFQMTVVQPTTTTFPCSSTQSTTESDSETTPPERRGAAQVVIIVIGVVPLLLLLLFVLTLILIYKRHSKNKRNPAAAPRVKEEYIYEEIQERPRRPDPRNAMNTIYTTVNYETHRAASLHYATINFQNGSGGEALITKPSCSACEYSTVKDSHSPTSSTVKQPSSEDPLYSTVNKPPKQVDTHTHTHVARTSSAAVASGGAPVSPKPTK is encoded by the exons ATGAGGAGctttctgctcttcctctcgctGATTACAG tttGTGAGGTCTCATCTAAAGGGAAGGGACGCAAAGAGGACAGGTATAAACCAAGCTCTGGCGAAGGTTCTGACTCGAAAGGTCAGGACAAAGTGAAAGTTG attaCAGCTGCAAGGAATCATTTATTCAAACTGCGTACAGAACAGCTAAAACCACCATCACATGTGAATGCAAAGGAAAGAAACACTCCACAGTCGAGTGTTTCTGCAAAGTGGAAGGTTCAACCTGTCAGgatattttatcaataaactCTTCTCTGAAGTCAAACGGGACATTCACTCTCACAGAAAACCAAAGTGGCTTCAGCGTGTCCATCAGTAATGTGTCCTCACAGCATGCTGGAGTCTACCGGTGTGGAGTGGAAACTACACAAGGAAGAAACAGAGCTCAATACAGATCAATACAACTGAAGGTTGAAG cTACTATCACTAACTTCACTAGGACTCCAACTAGTGGTGAGACATTTACATACTGGTGTAGATATCCAGAGGGGGATCGCAAAAACAAATTCATCTGTAAAGGAGAAGATCCATCGATATGTGAACCTCTAGTACGCACCACAAAGCCCAACAACGAGAGGTTTTCCATGAAGGATGACAGCAAAGGAAATATCACCATTACAGTGAGAGACGTAACAGCAGAGGACACGGGGACATACTGGTGTGGAGCACAAAGCACTAACAAAGAACAAAGCAACTCATTCTTCCACAGATTTCAGATGACTGTCG TACAACCAACAACAACCACGTTTCCTTGTTCTTCAACCCAGTCAACTACTGAATCAGACTCAGAAACAACGCCACCTGAGCGTCGTG GTGCCGCTCAGGTCGTCATTATTGTGATCGGTGTCgtcccgctgctgctgctgctgctgtttgtgctcACTTTGATCCTCATCTACAAAC GACAttcaaagaacaaaagaaatccAGCAGCAGCTCCGCGTGTCAAAGAG GAATACATCTACGAGGAGATACAGGAGCGCCCCCGGAGGCCAGACCCAAGAAATGCAATGAACACGATTTATACCACTGTCAACTATGAGACGCACCGCGCTGCCTCGCTGCATTACGCCACCATCAACTTTCAAAACGGCTCTGGTGGTGAGGCGCTGATTACCAAACCCAGCTGCTCTGCCTGTGAATATTCTACTGTGAAGGACAGCCACAGTCCAACCTCCTCTACGGTCAAGCAGCCATCTTCAGAGGATCCTCTCTACTCAACAGTCAACAAGCCACCGAAGCA ggtcgacacacacacacatacacacgtcgcacggacctcatcaGCAGCTGTGGCCTCCGGGGGCGCTCCTGTATCTCCAAAACCAACAAAATGA
- the LOC115008767 gene encoding uncharacterized protein LOC115008767 isoform X5 has product MKKKGKIGRKVGQDVLRSHTTGIQETQLQRQTDYRSLIINIMKSFILLILSLMTVCEVSSKGKGRKEDRYKPSSGEGSDSKGQDKVKVDYSCKESFIQTAYRTAKTTITCECKGKKHSTVECFCKVEGSTCQDILSINSSLKSNGTFTLTENQSGFSVSISNVSSQHAGVYRCGVETTQGRNRAQYRSIQLKVEATITNFTRTPTSGETFTYWCRYPEGDRKNKFICKGEDPSICEPLVRTTKPNNERFSMKDDSKGNITITVRDVTAEDTGTYWCGAQSTNKEQSNSFFHRFQMTVVQPTTTTFPCSSTQSTTESDSETTPPERRGAAQVVIIVIGVVPLLLLLLFVLTLILIYKRHSKNKRNPAAAPRVKEEYIYEEIQERPRRPDPRNAMNTIYTTVNYETHRAASLHYATINFQNGSGGEALITKPSCSACEYSTVKDSHSPTSSTVKQPSSEDPLYSTVNKPPKQVDTHTHTHVARTSSAAVASGGAPVSPKPTK; this is encoded by the exons ATGAAGAAAAAGGGGAAGATAGGGAGAAAGGTGGGGCAGGATGTTTTGAGATCACATACGACAGGAATTCAAGAAACACAACTGCAGAGACAAACCGATTACCGGAGTTTAATAATCAACATCATGAAGAGCTTTATTCTACTCATCCTCTCACTGATGACAG tttGTGAGGTCTCATCTAAAGGGAAGGGACGCAAAGAGGACAGGTATAAACCAAGCTCTGGCGAAGGTTCTGACTCGAAAGGTCAGGACAAAGTGAAAGTTG attaCAGCTGCAAGGAATCATTTATTCAAACTGCGTACAGAACAGCTAAAACCACCATCACATGTGAATGCAAAGGAAAGAAACACTCCACAGTCGAGTGTTTCTGCAAAGTGGAAGGTTCAACCTGTCAGgatattttatcaataaactCTTCTCTGAAGTCAAACGGGACATTCACTCTCACAGAAAACCAAAGTGGCTTCAGCGTGTCCATCAGTAATGTGTCCTCACAGCATGCTGGAGTCTACCGGTGTGGAGTGGAAACTACACAAGGAAGAAACAGAGCTCAATACAGATCAATACAACTGAAGGTTGAAG cTACTATCACTAACTTCACTAGGACTCCAACTAGTGGTGAGACATTTACATACTGGTGTAGATATCCAGAGGGGGATCGCAAAAACAAATTCATCTGTAAAGGAGAAGATCCATCGATATGTGAACCTCTAGTACGCACCACAAAGCCCAACAACGAGAGGTTTTCCATGAAGGATGACAGCAAAGGAAATATCACCATTACAGTGAGAGACGTAACAGCAGAGGACACGGGGACATACTGGTGTGGAGCACAAAGCACTAACAAAGAACAAAGCAACTCATTCTTCCACAGATTTCAGATGACTGTCG TACAACCAACAACAACCACGTTTCCTTGTTCTTCAACCCAGTCAACTACTGAATCAGACTCAGAAACAACGCCACCTGAGCGTCGTG GTGCCGCTCAGGTCGTCATTATTGTGATCGGTGTCgtcccgctgctgctgctgctgctgtttgtgctcACTTTGATCCTCATCTACAAAC GACAttcaaagaacaaaagaaatccAGCAGCAGCTCCGCGTGTCAAAGAG GAATACATCTACGAGGAGATACAGGAGCGCCCCCGGAGGCCAGACCCAAGAAATGCAATGAACACGATTTATACCACTGTCAACTATGAGACGCACCGCGCTGCCTCGCTGCATTACGCCACCATCAACTTTCAAAACGGCTCTGGTGGTGAGGCGCTGATTACCAAACCCAGCTGCTCTGCCTGTGAATATTCTACTGTGAAGGACAGCCACAGTCCAACCTCCTCTACGGTCAAGCAGCCATCTTCAGAGGATCCTCTCTACTCAACAGTCAACAAGCCACCGAAGCA ggtcgacacacacacacatacacacgtcgcacggacctcatcaGCAGCTGTGGCCTCCGGGGGCGCTCCTGTATCTCCAAAACCAACAAAATGA
- the LOC115008767 gene encoding uncharacterized protein LOC115008767 isoform X4: MKKKGKIGRKVGQDVLRSHTTGIQETQLQRQTDYRSLIINIMKSFILLILSLMTVCEVSSKERGRKEDRYKPSSGEGSDSKGQDKVKVVCEVSSKGKGRKEDRYKPSSGEGSDSKGQDKVKVDYSCKESFIQTAYRTAKTTITCECKGKKHSTVECFCKVEGSTCQDILSINSSLKSNGTFTLTENQSGFSVSISNVSSQHAGVYRCGVETTQGRNRAQYRSIQLKVEATITNFTRTPTSGETFTYWCRYPEGDRKNKFICKGEDPSICEPLVRTTKPNNERFSMKDDSKGNITITVRDVTAEDTGTYWCGAQSTNKEQSNSFFHRFQMTVVQPTTTTFPCSSTQSTTESDSETTPPERRGAAQVVIIVIGVVPLLLLLLFVLTLILIYKRHSKNKRNPAAAPRVKEEYIYEEIQERPRRPDPRNAMNTIYTTVNYETHRAASLHYATINFQNGSGGEALITKPSCSACEYSTVKDSHSPTSSTVKQPSSEDPLYSTVNKPPKQVDTHTHTHVARTSSAAVASGGAPVSPKPTK; the protein is encoded by the exons ATGAAGAAAAAGGGGAAGATAGGGAGAAAGGTGGGGCAGGATGTTTTGAGATCACATACGACAGGAATTCAAGAAACACAACTGCAGAGACAAACCGATTACCGGAGTTTAATAATCAACATCATGAAGAGCTTTATTCTACTCATCCTCTCACTGATGACAG tttGTGAGGTCTCATCTAAAGAGAGGGGACGCAAAGAGGACAGGTATAAACCAAGCTCTGGCGAAGGTTCTGACTCGAAAGGTCAGGACAAAGTGAAAGTTG tttGTGAGGTCTCATCTAAAGGGAAGGGACGCAAAGAGGACAGGTATAAACCAAGCTCTGGCGAAGGTTCTGACTCGAAAGGTCAGGACAAAGTGAAAGTTG attaCAGCTGCAAGGAATCATTTATTCAAACTGCGTACAGAACAGCTAAAACCACCATCACATGTGAATGCAAAGGAAAGAAACACTCCACAGTCGAGTGTTTCTGCAAAGTGGAAGGTTCAACCTGTCAGgatattttatcaataaactCTTCTCTGAAGTCAAACGGGACATTCACTCTCACAGAAAACCAAAGTGGCTTCAGCGTGTCCATCAGTAATGTGTCCTCACAGCATGCTGGAGTCTACCGGTGTGGAGTGGAAACTACACAAGGAAGAAACAGAGCTCAATACAGATCAATACAACTGAAGGTTGAAG cTACTATCACTAACTTCACTAGGACTCCAACTAGTGGTGAGACATTTACATACTGGTGTAGATATCCAGAGGGGGATCGCAAAAACAAATTCATCTGTAAAGGAGAAGATCCATCGATATGTGAACCTCTAGTACGCACCACAAAGCCCAACAACGAGAGGTTTTCCATGAAGGATGACAGCAAAGGAAATATCACCATTACAGTGAGAGACGTAACAGCAGAGGACACGGGGACATACTGGTGTGGAGCACAAAGCACTAACAAAGAACAAAGCAACTCATTCTTCCACAGATTTCAGATGACTGTCG TACAACCAACAACAACCACGTTTCCTTGTTCTTCAACCCAGTCAACTACTGAATCAGACTCAGAAACAACGCCACCTGAGCGTCGTG GTGCCGCTCAGGTCGTCATTATTGTGATCGGTGTCgtcccgctgctgctgctgctgctgtttgtgctcACTTTGATCCTCATCTACAAAC GACAttcaaagaacaaaagaaatccAGCAGCAGCTCCGCGTGTCAAAGAG GAATACATCTACGAGGAGATACAGGAGCGCCCCCGGAGGCCAGACCCAAGAAATGCAATGAACACGATTTATACCACTGTCAACTATGAGACGCACCGCGCTGCCTCGCTGCATTACGCCACCATCAACTTTCAAAACGGCTCTGGTGGTGAGGCGCTGATTACCAAACCCAGCTGCTCTGCCTGTGAATATTCTACTGTGAAGGACAGCCACAGTCCAACCTCCTCTACGGTCAAGCAGCCATCTTCAGAGGATCCTCTCTACTCAACAGTCAACAAGCCACCGAAGCA ggtcgacacacacacacatacacacgtcgcacggacctcatcaGCAGCTGTGGCCTCCGGGGGCGCTCCTGTATCTCCAAAACCAACAAAATGA
- the LOC115008767 gene encoding uncharacterized protein LOC115008767 isoform X3 codes for MKKKGKIGRKVGQEVLRSHTTGIQETQLQRQTDYRSLIINIMKSFILLILSLMTVCEVSSKGKGRKEDRCKPSSGEGSDSKGQDKVKVVCEVSSKGKGRKEDRYKPSSGEGSDSKGQDKVKVDYSCKESFIQTAYRTAKTTITCECKGKKHSTVECFCKVEGSTCQDILSINSSLKSNGTFTLTENQSGFSVSISNVSSQHAGVYRCGVETTQGRNRAQYRSIQLKVEATITNFTRTPTSGETFTYWCRYPEGDRKNKFICKGEDPSICEPLVRTTKPNNERFSMKDDSKGNITITVRDVTAEDTGTYWCGAQSTNKEQSNSFFHRFQMTVVQPTTTTFPCSSTQSTTESDSETTPPERRGAAQVVIIVIGVVPLLLLLLFVLTLILIYKRHSKNKRNPAAAPRVKEEYIYEEIQERPRRPDPRNAMNTIYTTVNYETHRAASLHYATINFQNGSGGEALITKPSCSACEYSTVKDSHSPTSSTVKQPSSEDPLYSTVNKPPKQVDTHTHTHVARTSSAAVASGGAPVSPKPTK; via the exons ATGAAGAAAAAGGGGAAGATAGGGAGAAAGGTGGGGCAGGAGGTTTTGAGATCACATACGACAGGAATTCAAGAAACACAACTGCAGAGACAAACCGATTACCGGAGTTTAATAATCAACATCATGAAGAGCTTTATTCTACTCATCCTCTCACTGATGACAG tttGTGAGGTCTCATCTAAAGGGAAGGGACGCAAAGAGGACAGGTGTAAACCAAGCTCTGGCGAAGGTTCTGACTCGAAAGGTCAGGACAAAGTGAAAGTTG tttGTGAGGTCTCATCTAAAGGGAAGGGACGCAAAGAGGACAGGTATAAACCAAGCTCTGGCGAAGGTTCTGACTCGAAAGGTCAGGACAAAGTGAAAGTTG attaCAGCTGCAAGGAATCATTTATTCAAACTGCGTACAGAACAGCTAAAACCACCATCACATGTGAATGCAAAGGAAAGAAACACTCCACAGTCGAGTGTTTCTGCAAAGTGGAAGGTTCAACCTGTCAGgatattttatcaataaactCTTCTCTGAAGTCAAACGGGACATTCACTCTCACAGAAAACCAAAGTGGCTTCAGCGTGTCCATCAGTAATGTGTCCTCACAGCATGCTGGAGTCTACCGGTGTGGAGTGGAAACTACACAAGGAAGAAACAGAGCTCAATACAGATCAATACAACTGAAGGTTGAAG cTACTATCACTAACTTCACTAGGACTCCAACTAGTGGTGAGACATTTACATACTGGTGTAGATATCCAGAGGGGGATCGCAAAAACAAATTCATCTGTAAAGGAGAAGATCCATCGATATGTGAACCTCTAGTACGCACCACAAAGCCCAACAACGAGAGGTTTTCCATGAAGGATGACAGCAAAGGAAATATCACCATTACAGTGAGAGACGTAACAGCAGAGGACACGGGGACATACTGGTGTGGAGCACAAAGCACTAACAAAGAACAAAGCAACTCATTCTTCCACAGATTTCAGATGACTGTCG TACAACCAACAACAACCACGTTTCCTTGTTCTTCAACCCAGTCAACTACTGAATCAGACTCAGAAACAACGCCACCTGAGCGTCGTG GTGCCGCTCAGGTCGTCATTATTGTGATCGGTGTCgtcccgctgctgctgctgctgctgtttgtgctcACTTTGATCCTCATCTACAAAC GACAttcaaagaacaaaagaaatccAGCAGCAGCTCCGCGTGTCAAAGAG GAATACATCTACGAGGAGATACAGGAGCGCCCCCGGAGGCCAGACCCAAGAAATGCAATGAACACGATTTATACCACTGTCAACTATGAGACGCACCGCGCTGCCTCGCTGCATTACGCCACCATCAACTTTCAAAACGGCTCTGGTGGTGAGGCGCTGATTACCAAACCCAGCTGCTCTGCCTGTGAATATTCTACTGTGAAGGACAGCCACAGTCCAACCTCCTCTACGGTCAAGCAGCCATCTTCAGAGGATCCTCTCTACTCAACAGTCAACAAGCCACCGAAGCA ggtcgacacacacacacatacacacgtcgcacggacctcatcaGCAGCTGTGGCCTCCGGGGGCGCTCCTGTATCTCCAAAACCAACAAAATGA
- the LOC115008767 gene encoding uncharacterized protein LOC115008767 isoform X2, with the protein MKKKGKIGRKVGQEVLRSHTTGIQETQLQRQTDYRSLIINIMKSFILLILSLMTVCEVSSKGKGRKEDRCKPSSGEGSDSKGQDKVKVVCEVSSKERGRKEDRYKPSSGEGSDSKGQDKVKVVCEVSSKGKGRKEDRYKPSSGEGSDSKGQDKVKVDYSCKESFIQTAYRTAKTTITCECKGKKHSTVECFCKVEGSTCQDILSINSSLKSNGTFTLTENQSGFSVSISNVSSQHAGVYRCGVETTQGRNRAQYRSIQLKVEATITNFTRTPTSGETFTYWCRYPEGDRKNKFICKGEDPSICEPLVRTTKPNNERFSMKDDSKGNITITVRDVTAEDTGTYWCGAQSTNKEQSNSFFHRFQMTVVQPTTTTFPCSSTQSTTESDSETTPPERRGAAQVVIIVIGVVPLLLLLLFVLTLILIYKRHSKNKRNPAAAPRVKEEYIYEEIQERPRRPDPRNAMNTIYTTVNYETHRAASLHYATINFQNGSGGEALITKPSCSACEYSTVKDSHSPTSSTVKQPSSEDPLYSTVNKPPKQ; encoded by the exons ATGAAGAAAAAGGGGAAGATAGGGAGAAAGGTGGGGCAGGAGGTTTTGAGATCACATACGACAGGAATTCAAGAAACACAACTGCAGAGACAAACCGATTACCGGAGTTTAATAATCAACATCATGAAGAGCTTTATTCTACTCATCCTCTCACTGATGACAG tttGTGAGGTCTCATCTAAAGGGAAGGGACGCAAAGAGGACAGGTGTAAACCAAGCTCTGGCGAAGGTTCTGACTCGAAAGGTCAGGACAAAGTGAAAGTTG tttGTGAGGTCTCATCTAAAGAGAGGGGACGCAAAGAGGACAGGTATAAACCAAGCTCTGGCGAAGGTTCTGACTCGAAAGGTCAGGACAAAGTGAAAGTTG tttGTGAGGTCTCATCTAAAGGGAAGGGACGCAAAGAGGACAGGTATAAACCAAGCTCTGGCGAAGGTTCTGACTCGAAAGGTCAGGACAAAGTGAAAGTTG attaCAGCTGCAAGGAATCATTTATTCAAACTGCGTACAGAACAGCTAAAACCACCATCACATGTGAATGCAAAGGAAAGAAACACTCCACAGTCGAGTGTTTCTGCAAAGTGGAAGGTTCAACCTGTCAGgatattttatcaataaactCTTCTCTGAAGTCAAACGGGACATTCACTCTCACAGAAAACCAAAGTGGCTTCAGCGTGTCCATCAGTAATGTGTCCTCACAGCATGCTGGAGTCTACCGGTGTGGAGTGGAAACTACACAAGGAAGAAACAGAGCTCAATACAGATCAATACAACTGAAGGTTGAAG cTACTATCACTAACTTCACTAGGACTCCAACTAGTGGTGAGACATTTACATACTGGTGTAGATATCCAGAGGGGGATCGCAAAAACAAATTCATCTGTAAAGGAGAAGATCCATCGATATGTGAACCTCTAGTACGCACCACAAAGCCCAACAACGAGAGGTTTTCCATGAAGGATGACAGCAAAGGAAATATCACCATTACAGTGAGAGACGTAACAGCAGAGGACACGGGGACATACTGGTGTGGAGCACAAAGCACTAACAAAGAACAAAGCAACTCATTCTTCCACAGATTTCAGATGACTGTCG TACAACCAACAACAACCACGTTTCCTTGTTCTTCAACCCAGTCAACTACTGAATCAGACTCAGAAACAACGCCACCTGAGCGTCGTG GTGCCGCTCAGGTCGTCATTATTGTGATCGGTGTCgtcccgctgctgctgctgctgctgtttgtgctcACTTTGATCCTCATCTACAAAC GACAttcaaagaacaaaagaaatccAGCAGCAGCTCCGCGTGTCAAAGAG GAATACATCTACGAGGAGATACAGGAGCGCCCCCGGAGGCCAGACCCAAGAAATGCAATGAACACGATTTATACCACTGTCAACTATGAGACGCACCGCGCTGCCTCGCTGCATTACGCCACCATCAACTTTCAAAACGGCTCTGGTGGTGAGGCGCTGATTACCAAACCCAGCTGCTCTGCCTGTGAATATTCTACTGTGAAGGACAGCCACAGTCCAACCTCCTCTACGGTCAAGCAGCCATCTTCAGAGGATCCTCTCTACTCAACAGTCAACAAGCCACCGAAGCAGTGa
- the LOC115008767 gene encoding uncharacterized protein LOC115008767 isoform X1: MKKKGKIGRKVGQEVLRSHTTGIQETQLQRQTDYRSLIINIMKSFILLILSLMTVCEVSSKGKGRKEDRCKPSSGEGSDSKGQDKVKVVCEVSSKERGRKEDRYKPSSGEGSDSKGQDKVKVVCEVSSKGKGRKEDRYKPSSGEGSDSKGQDKVKVDYSCKESFIQTAYRTAKTTITCECKGKKHSTVECFCKVEGSTCQDILSINSSLKSNGTFTLTENQSGFSVSISNVSSQHAGVYRCGVETTQGRNRAQYRSIQLKVEATITNFTRTPTSGETFTYWCRYPEGDRKNKFICKGEDPSICEPLVRTTKPNNERFSMKDDSKGNITITVRDVTAEDTGTYWCGAQSTNKEQSNSFFHRFQMTVVQPTTTTFPCSSTQSTTESDSETTPPERRGAAQVVIIVIGVVPLLLLLLFVLTLILIYKRHSKNKRNPAAAPRVKEEYIYEEIQERPRRPDPRNAMNTIYTTVNYETHRAASLHYATINFQNGSGGEALITKPSCSACEYSTVKDSHSPTSSTVKQPSSEDPLYSTVNKPPKQVDTHTHTHVARTSSAAVASGGAPVSPKPTK, from the exons ATGAAGAAAAAGGGGAAGATAGGGAGAAAGGTGGGGCAGGAGGTTTTGAGATCACATACGACAGGAATTCAAGAAACACAACTGCAGAGACAAACCGATTACCGGAGTTTAATAATCAACATCATGAAGAGCTTTATTCTACTCATCCTCTCACTGATGACAG tttGTGAGGTCTCATCTAAAGGGAAGGGACGCAAAGAGGACAGGTGTAAACCAAGCTCTGGCGAAGGTTCTGACTCGAAAGGTCAGGACAAAGTGAAAGTTG tttGTGAGGTCTCATCTAAAGAGAGGGGACGCAAAGAGGACAGGTATAAACCAAGCTCTGGCGAAGGTTCTGACTCGAAAGGTCAGGACAAAGTGAAAGTTG tttGTGAGGTCTCATCTAAAGGGAAGGGACGCAAAGAGGACAGGTATAAACCAAGCTCTGGCGAAGGTTCTGACTCGAAAGGTCAGGACAAAGTGAAAGTTG attaCAGCTGCAAGGAATCATTTATTCAAACTGCGTACAGAACAGCTAAAACCACCATCACATGTGAATGCAAAGGAAAGAAACACTCCACAGTCGAGTGTTTCTGCAAAGTGGAAGGTTCAACCTGTCAGgatattttatcaataaactCTTCTCTGAAGTCAAACGGGACATTCACTCTCACAGAAAACCAAAGTGGCTTCAGCGTGTCCATCAGTAATGTGTCCTCACAGCATGCTGGAGTCTACCGGTGTGGAGTGGAAACTACACAAGGAAGAAACAGAGCTCAATACAGATCAATACAACTGAAGGTTGAAG cTACTATCACTAACTTCACTAGGACTCCAACTAGTGGTGAGACATTTACATACTGGTGTAGATATCCAGAGGGGGATCGCAAAAACAAATTCATCTGTAAAGGAGAAGATCCATCGATATGTGAACCTCTAGTACGCACCACAAAGCCCAACAACGAGAGGTTTTCCATGAAGGATGACAGCAAAGGAAATATCACCATTACAGTGAGAGACGTAACAGCAGAGGACACGGGGACATACTGGTGTGGAGCACAAAGCACTAACAAAGAACAAAGCAACTCATTCTTCCACAGATTTCAGATGACTGTCG TACAACCAACAACAACCACGTTTCCTTGTTCTTCAACCCAGTCAACTACTGAATCAGACTCAGAAACAACGCCACCTGAGCGTCGTG GTGCCGCTCAGGTCGTCATTATTGTGATCGGTGTCgtcccgctgctgctgctgctgctgtttgtgctcACTTTGATCCTCATCTACAAAC GACAttcaaagaacaaaagaaatccAGCAGCAGCTCCGCGTGTCAAAGAG GAATACATCTACGAGGAGATACAGGAGCGCCCCCGGAGGCCAGACCCAAGAAATGCAATGAACACGATTTATACCACTGTCAACTATGAGACGCACCGCGCTGCCTCGCTGCATTACGCCACCATCAACTTTCAAAACGGCTCTGGTGGTGAGGCGCTGATTACCAAACCCAGCTGCTCTGCCTGTGAATATTCTACTGTGAAGGACAGCCACAGTCCAACCTCCTCTACGGTCAAGCAGCCATCTTCAGAGGATCCTCTCTACTCAACAGTCAACAAGCCACCGAAGCA ggtcgacacacacacacatacacacgtcgcacggacctcatcaGCAGCTGTGGCCTCCGGGGGCGCTCCTGTATCTCCAAAACCAACAAAATGA